Genomic window (Kazachstania africana CBS 2517 chromosome 10, complete genome):
AGGAGACTAACATCACCACCACATCTGATACGAAATTCCATTTTGCcaatttgaagaaacttAAGGAACGTATCAACATCTTCAAGAATCCCAATGCATCAAACGAAAACACCGCCGAGGAAAATACAGTTGACATCAAGGCATTACAAAAGGCAATAGGTGTTACGTCGTTAAGcgatgaggaagaagaagaggaagaaagaCATAGTAGAAGAGATATATCATCCTCAAGGCCGCGATCTCCGGCTAGATACGCAAAGATGCAGCCGGAGTTACCACCTCTACCGAGACAGAGTTCCAATAGACATTCAAAATCACCAAAATTACCTCCAATGCCCACAACGTACCATTCAAGACAGAATTCCATATCTCCCACTCGTAGACCACCTCCACTACAATtctgaaaatataatttatgGTTGTATGTTTATTTATTCATGTATCACGTTTAGCATTATGTAACGACAAGAAGGCGCATTAcgccattttttttttggcttagccagtatataaatatgctAATGCCACTGCAAAGCATCGATCCTGTAAAACATTACTCCCGCAAAAAGTACACTGTCACATTGCTATGAACAAAGATGGTACTCTACTTATATCAGTAAAAAATGTTCGAGGaatagaaaatttaaagcCTGGTCAATATGttgttttgaaaattggtGATGAGGTTTGTTTAAGATTTACTGGGGTTTCAGCCGGTGATGAATTTAGCGTAGCCATTGACTTCAACTACCATGGGACTATGAACCTGGATGGTACAATATTGGAattgtttttgtttgaaaGAAGTAAGTTTCTTCAAAGTGGGAGAAGAAGCCGTCATTTGTTGGAATCATGTTGCTATAATTTAGACGAGAATCTCATTGATGCATCTGATGACTACAGCGAAACTTGGAAAGACGttattttggaatttaatagtcaaattcatttgaaatacCAAGTAGATTTGAAGTTTTCTTCCATTACACCTTTTTTACCTTTAAAACCAAAGAACAAGCGGATTCTTAAATATAAAACGCAGCAATTAAATGGCGGTAGAAATTCTGACGTATTTGTTGAGAATATCTCAACTAAGaaacatttcaaatttcattctATTCGGGAGAGATTGTTCCATAGAGGAGCGCAAGATGTTCACGAGGATCCCAGTGACGATGCTATCATTTACGATCTCGACGAAATGCCAAATGTTACTTGTGATCCTGACTATTATGTCGAGGAGTATAAGCATGGAATCACAGATATAGGCGAACAGCAACCCACGGTAGTAATTAAGGAAGAAGACACGAGACTGCTGAGAGAGCAACGCTATTTTCCTACTAACAATATTAATATGACAGGTTATATTGGTAAAGGTAAATGGCTTAAGGATTCAAAGACTTTATCCGAGTCTATGGAAAATTGGTACCTACAACCGCATATAATGTCAGTACTTGGTCCAAAGCTACCGCCCAAGAGATGTCCCAGAGATATGTTATGGGAGGAATACTATTTAATTTCGAAATACGAATcttgaaaagtttttagTTTGTAAACAGGTAAAGAGAGGAAGGAATGCACATGTaaatagatatatatatatatatatatatatgttgaAAGAAAGTATTAATAATGAGTATTTTAAAAGGCAGGTTCATCGCCATAATCATCCTCATTGCCGTAACCATCATCGTCACCATCATCGAAATATTTCTCAGCGTTATAATCGTCGTCgtcatcctcatcatcgTCGAAATTATTATCTGAGAcgacattttcatcttcattatccttcttttcattgTCATTATCGTCTTCAGCGTCTTCCGCAAGTTCTTTGAACTTTTCTAGCATGGATAATCCATTAATTGCACTACCATCTGTCTTTGCACCTGTAAAGATATCAAGTTCATTCATCTTAGATTTTGAAAGCAGTAGggtctttttcttcttcttatttatACCCATGACGTTATATAACTCAGATGGGAAGTTTTGGATGTGGAATGGGAAATCATCGATAGATACAGTACCAacgtttttcttctttgaatacTTATCAGAGTATCTTTCTATAGAACCATTATCCTGACTTGCTTCTGCTGTGGTTCCCGTGTGGAACGGACCATCGTTTATAACATTATTTAGGTTGATATAGTTTAAAGCGATGGACTTTTCAGTATCATTCATTGGATTATTTACAGGTAATGGTATAGATGGAAATTCGGTCTCATGAGCCTCACTAACATCGGTATAGGCCAGACCAAAGGGTAACGCCTGTCTCTGGTTGCCACCAGCGGCACCTCCTCTACGGAAACTCATCGTTATGGGTTGTTTATTGGATGTTTTCTAgttgatgatattgatcGATGAGGTTTGACTTATGGCTGAAATTTTCactcaaagaaaaaaattgtatattCAACGGTGGTTACAAGGTGGAAGCACATACACTGAAACACTGGGAGTGGGACACTTACGGTGAAGTGTATAGTACAATAGCCGTCGGGAATACGATATTACGCATTGCTTGCTTATATTCATTAGAGTGgtatattattatacatatatatgtatatatatggatGGAAACGTGAGAACGTGTTCAATCTTCTAGCAAATCAgcaatatcatcatctgaaTCATTGGTATTTTGCTGACTGTTTTGTTTTAATCTGTCTACAGCCTGTTCAAACAGATCACGTTGCTTTTGCACCCTGTGTCTAGTCTTATTACCCCAGCCAAATTCGTAACTAGTTTGCTCATCTTCAGGCTTCTCTATCAACTTTTCTACTCTTTCCTCGcttattcttctttcatcatcacGTACCTGTTGTTCCAGTTGTTTCTTTGACAGTTGTCTAGTGGCCAGGTTTCTGAAAAGGATATATCCCCCGACGATAATGACCAATCTTATACCATTTTGCAAATCGAATTCGGAAAAAACGTTCTTCTTTAACTTCTCCAGTATTGTGTCCATATTTGTTAACTGACTTGAACCTGCTAAGCTCCACTACAACGATGTTCCACTCTCTTTATATAGTTGGTGATGAGTGAATTTTTTCGTTTCCACCGGctggaagaagaaaatgacgatacaattttttcccACCTCAATGGAATTTTGAGAATAAAACCAGTAAGATTAGTAAGATCAAAACGGCAATGATGGCATAGCTGATGAATTTGTTGGCAATGAGACGTCTACTCATTGTCTTCAACGTGGTGATAGACTTGTCCACGTACGAGTCCGCTTGAAATAGAGtgtttcttgaattttctaGCGTTTCTCTCTGTGATCTTAAATCCATCATTATCTGTGCACCAACAGATTCCGTCTCGTTGGCTATTCTGTTTGCATCTTGCAATCTTTCTCCAGTCTTACTCAAGATAGCATGGTTGGAGAGCAATTGCTGTCTCTGTTCCTCATTCAATGCGCTGGAAGCCTGGTCACCAAACAAATTGTCTCTATCCCTTGAATCGATCAATTTGGTTAAATTTTGGCTGATTTCCAGTTGAACTTGTTTCTTGTACTCGCGAAGttttgatttgaaactATTACGTTCTGTTGTATTTCCCAGATTGTTCACTTCCACGTCCATGGACTCAATAAGCTCTAACAACTCGTCTTTGTTCTGTTCAACGGTCGACAATTGCAAATTTCTCTCATTCTTCGACGTGTTCAGAGACGAAGCTTGTTCAAGAATCAGTTTTGTCTGTTCATATAGTGACTTGAATTCACTCTCGTACGAAGATAGTAGGCTGGACATCGTGGTGGGCGTTAGTTTACCTGCTGTGGTTGTTTTGTGTCTTGTTTGGTGTATCTtgcttttcaaattggaGGCTTTCCGGTTCTGCTTCTTATAAGATTTGAGCTTGGATCGCGATGGCACGTGACGTATGTGGTTTAACTGAGAAGGTTCATTGAAGTTGTTTGGATGTGATTCTGTTGATGTTGAGTCGAAGGTTGTTTGATCTTTGGAAGTTCTCGTGATAGTGTGGCATTTCTGTGGCAATAGTGTTGCCACATCGCTTTATGATTGCCACACCGGGTTTCCCAATGATGCCACAGTAATGCCATACTATCACCACATACGAACGCATCGAATGTCATTAAGAGCGACTTTTTTGTTTACATAACAAAATGTGACATctttgtttcaaaagagTCTGGATTATAAACGCAATTGAACACTGTGCAAtctttcatatatataaggC
Coding sequences:
- the KAFR0J02320 gene encoding uncharacterized protein (ancestral locus Anc_2.123), producing MNKDGTLLISVKNVRGIENLKPGQYVVLKIGDEVCLRFTGVSAGDEFSVAIDFNYHGTMNLDGTILELFLFERSKFLQSGRRSRHLLESCCYNLDENLIDASDDYSETWKDVILEFNSQIHLKYQVDLKFSSITPFLPLKPKNKRILKYKTQQLNGGRNSDVFVENISTKKHFKFHSIRERLFHRGAQDVHEDPSDDAIIYDLDEMPNVTCDPDYYVEEYKHGITDIGEQQPTVVIKEEDTRLLREQRYFPTNNINMTGYIGKGKWLKDSKTLSESMENWYLQPHIMSVLGPKLPPKRCPRDMLWEEYYLISKYES
- the RPC31 gene encoding DNA-directed RNA polymerase III subunit C31 (similar to Saccharomyces cerevisiae RPC31 (YNL151C); ancestral locus Anc_2.122), with amino-acid sequence MSFRRGGAAGGNQRQALPFGLAYTDVSEAHETEFPSIPLPVNNPMNDTEKSIALNYINLNNVINDGPFHTGTTAEASQDNGSIERYSDKYSKKKNVGTVSIDDFPFHIQNFPSELYNVMGINKKKKKTLLLSKSKMNELDIFTGAKTDGSAINGLSMLEKFKELAEDAEDDNDNEKKDNEDENVVSDNNFDDDEDDDDDYNAEKYFDDGDDDGYGNEDDYGDEPAF
- the PGA2 gene encoding Pga2p (similar to Saccharomyces cerevisiae PGA2 (YNL149C); ancestral locus Anc_2.121) gives rise to the protein MDTILEKLKKNVFSEFDLQNGIRLVIIVGGYILFRNLATRQLSKKQLEQQVRDDERRISEERVEKLIEKPEDEQTSYEFGWGNKTRHRVQKQRDLFEQAVDRLKQNSQQNTNDSDDDIADLLED
- the VTI1 gene encoding v-SNARE protein VTI1 (similar to Saccharomyces cerevisiae VTI1 (YMR197C); ancestral locus Anc_6.287); this encodes MSSLLSSYESEFKSLYEQTKLILEQASSLNTSKNERNLQLSTVEQNKDELLELIESMDVEVNNLGNTTERNSFKSKLREYKKQVQLEISQNLTKLIDSRDRDNLFGDQASSALNEEQRQQLLSNHAILSKTGERLQDANRIANETESVGAQIMMDLRSQRETLENSRNTLFQADSYVDKSITTLKTMSRRLIANKFISYAIIAVLILLILLVLFSKFH